The Actinocatenispora sera genome has a window encoding:
- the metG gene encoding methionine--tRNA ligase, producing the protein MSNVLTAVAWPYANGPRHIGHVSGFGVPSDVFSRYMRMAGHDVLMVSGTDEHGTPILVQAEQEGVSPREIADRYNRVIVEDLQALGLSYDLFTRTTTRNHAAVAQELFRTVHKNGYLIEKKTSGAISPSTGRTLPDRYIEGTCPICGYDGARGDQCDNCGNQLDPTDLINPRSRINGEKPKFIETDHFFLDLPALADALGDWLRSRQGWRPNVLKFSLNLLDDLRPRAMTRDIDWGIPVPMPGWEDNPNKRLYVWFDAVIGYLSAAIEWARRSDDPDAWQKWWSDPAALQYYFMGKDNITFHSQIWPAELLAYDGKGAKGGAPGKYGELNLPTEVVSSEFLTMEGRKFSSSRQVVIYVRDFLARYQPDALRYFIAVAGPETHDTDFTWSEFLRRTNDELVAGWGNLVNRSISMAAKNFGAVPTPGELTETDRALLAKSAAAFEPIGSLIGTHRQKAAITEAMRVVAEANKYISESAPWKLGEDRERQGTVLHTALQVVSDCNTLLSPFLPHSAQRVHELLGGAGVVAPQPEIREVDDLDGGPGYPVLTGDYADAPAWESTPLPAGRELAKPKPVFTKLDPSIVDEELARLGG; encoded by the coding sequence ATGAGCAACGTCTTGACGGCAGTCGCCTGGCCGTATGCGAACGGCCCGCGACACATCGGCCATGTGTCCGGTTTCGGGGTTCCCTCCGATGTCTTCAGCCGGTACATGCGGATGGCCGGTCACGACGTGCTGATGGTCTCGGGAACCGACGAGCACGGCACCCCGATCCTGGTCCAGGCCGAGCAGGAGGGCGTGTCGCCGCGGGAGATCGCCGACCGGTACAACCGGGTCATCGTCGAGGACCTGCAGGCGCTGGGGCTGTCGTACGACCTGTTCACCCGCACCACCACCCGCAACCACGCGGCGGTGGCGCAGGAACTGTTCCGCACGGTGCACAAGAACGGTTACCTGATCGAGAAGAAGACCTCGGGGGCGATCTCGCCGTCGACCGGCCGCACCCTGCCCGACCGGTACATCGAGGGCACCTGCCCGATCTGCGGGTACGACGGGGCGCGCGGCGACCAGTGCGACAACTGCGGCAACCAGCTCGACCCGACCGACCTGATCAACCCGCGGTCCCGGATCAACGGGGAGAAGCCGAAGTTCATCGAGACCGACCACTTCTTCCTCGACCTGCCGGCGCTGGCCGACGCGCTCGGTGACTGGCTGCGCAGCCGGCAGGGCTGGCGGCCGAACGTGCTGAAGTTCTCCCTCAACCTGCTCGACGACCTGCGGCCGCGGGCGATGACCCGGGACATCGACTGGGGCATCCCGGTGCCGATGCCGGGCTGGGAGGACAACCCGAACAAGCGGCTGTACGTCTGGTTCGACGCGGTGATCGGCTACCTGTCGGCGGCGATCGAGTGGGCCCGCCGCAGCGACGACCCGGACGCCTGGCAGAAGTGGTGGAGCGACCCGGCCGCGCTGCAGTACTACTTCATGGGCAAGGACAACATCACCTTCCACTCCCAGATCTGGCCGGCCGAGCTGCTGGCCTACGACGGGAAGGGTGCGAAGGGCGGTGCGCCGGGGAAGTACGGCGAGCTCAACCTGCCGACCGAGGTGGTCTCCAGCGAGTTCCTGACCATGGAGGGGCGCAAGTTCTCCTCGTCCCGGCAGGTCGTCATCTACGTGCGCGACTTCCTCGCCCGCTACCAGCCGGACGCGCTGCGCTACTTCATCGCGGTCGCCGGTCCGGAGACCCACGACACCGACTTCACCTGGTCGGAGTTCCTCCGCCGCACCAACGACGAGCTGGTCGCCGGCTGGGGCAACCTGGTCAACCGGTCGATCTCGATGGCCGCCAAGAACTTCGGCGCGGTACCGACGCCGGGCGAGCTCACCGAGACCGACCGGGCGCTGCTGGCCAAGTCGGCGGCGGCGTTCGAGCCGATCGGTTCGCTGATCGGTACGCACCGGCAGAAGGCGGCGATCACCGAGGCGATGCGGGTCGTCGCGGAGGCGAACAAGTACATCTCCGAATCGGCGCCGTGGAAGCTCGGCGAGGACCGGGAGCGGCAGGGCACCGTGCTGCACACCGCGCTGCAGGTGGTCAGCGACTGCAACACGCTGCTGTCGCCGTTCCTGCCGCACTCGGCCCAGCGGGTACACGAGCTGCTCGGTGGGGCCGGGGTGGTGGCGCCGCAGCCGGAGATCCGTGAGGTGGACGACCTGGACGGCGGCCCTGGGTACCCCGTGCTCACCGGCGACTACGCGGACGCGCCGGCGTGGGAGTCGACGCCGCTGCCGGCCGGCCGGGAGCTGGCGAAGCCGAAGCCGGTGTTCACCAAGCTCGACCCGTCCATCGTCGACGAGGAGCTCGCCCGCCTGGGCGGCTAG